From the Purpureocillium takamizusanense chromosome 6, complete sequence genome, one window contains:
- a CDS encoding uncharacterized protein (TransMembrane:1 (o537-558i)~COG:K~EggNog:ENOG503PC9G) — MSAGSDGGGHASSARASRRKACDLCFKKKIKCDMVQPVCSNCILYKTDCRTSIIRRKGPGLGPKANNKAPHQPLAAHQPDKAPPSETRSSAPADSSTEDRLSRIEKQLQQIIEITKLSRTDTRLTPLNPDDDVSGSASNTSPEDVDSSTIDRTNGAETTSSVQCYSCPSDEFPLPPLEEAIPLVNHYFSIFNLVVPLFEQRAFMQLLSDFYQGGQSRTKAAWAAIQVVLSLGLRTATPEALQDGGGPDRFHRANLYLKNAQSVVSDLVTRDEDLLGIQVLLGIVILFQNSSDPKPASVVIGTAMRLAHRLQLHSEVATKHFTAEENLQRSRIFWIAYTFDKDISLRIKAPSIQSDADIDVSLPSLTVSDGIGLIWSQDGTSHFNYHRLRVDLAHIEGQIYDLLCSNRASRAPAEERKRRICRLQIQLNRWYERVPPAFQIDHAATKLAPTELTIVTKMHHAYLLATVMTHGLYSHNAEWLKMINSRNQGAIEDLAQAMDSCATKAQTPPFPGGWSRCVELSRGCMELFEKSTPTECLVWQCCCPHFSGLIVLLANMLIKPAHEYISLDQHLTTKAIQLFDRLLEFNPSESIQKIRAIVGGLYDRAFEEVGRVSAEKAEADAKAGFPSPGIGMFYDAASEEFFVEQLKSTQPDFAPGGFDPYAWERQGAASMDWGWGLDAVDETPP, encoded by the exons ATGTCTGCAGGctcagacggcggcggccatgcctCATCCGCACGGGCAAGTCGCCGAAAGG CGTGCGACTTGTGCTTCAAGAAAAAGATCAAGTGCGACATGGTCCAGCCCGTCTGCTCCAACTGCATCCTCTACAAGACGGATTGTCGCACAAGCATCATCCGCCGCAAGGGCCCTGGCCTTGGACCCAAGGCCAACAACAAGGCGCCTCATCAACCCCTCGCGGCTCATCAGCCGGACAAGGCACCACCTTCTGAAAC CAGGAGCTCTGCGCCAGCCGACTCATCAACAGAGGACCGGCTGTCGCGCATCGAGAAGCAACTTCAGCAGATCATCGAAATCACCAAGCTGTCCCGGACAGACACGCGGCTCACCCCGCTcaaccccgacgacgatgtcagCGGCTCCGCAAGCAACACGAGCCCCGAAGACGtggacagcagcaccatcgaCAGGACGAATGGAgccgagacgacgagctccgTGCAGTGCTACTCCTGTCCCAGCGACGAGTTCCCGCTGCCTccgctcgaggaggccatccCCCTTGTGAACCACTACTTTTCCATCTTCAACCTCGTCGTTCCCCTCTTTGAGCAGAGGGCGTTCATGCAGCTGCTGAGCGACTTTTATCAGGGGGGTCAGTCTCGGACCAAggctgcctgggctgccaTCCAGGTCGTCTTGAGCCTCGGCCTGCGGACGGCCACGCCCGAGGCcctgcaggacggcggcgggccggatCGCTTCCACCGCGCGAACCTTTACCTCAAAAACGCCCAGTCCGTGGTTTCGGATCTGGTCACGCGCGACGAAGATTTGCTGGGCATCCAGGTCCTGTTGGGCATTGTGATTTTGTTCCAGAACAGCAGCGATCCGAAGCCAGCGAGCGTCGTCATTGGGACTGCCATGAGACTGGCGCAccggctgcagctgcactCGGAGGTGGCCACGAAACATTTCACAGCCGAGGAGAACCTCCAAAGGTCCAGAATATTTTGGATCGCCTACACGTTTGACAAG GACATTTCGCTGCGCATCAAGGCTCCGTCAATACAGTCAGACGCAGACATAGATGTGTCGCTCCCGTCCCTTACAGTCTCTGATGGCATTGGCCTCATATGGTCGCAAGACGGCACCTCCCACTTCAATTACCACCGTCTTcgcgtcgacctcgcccaCATCGAGGGCCAGATCTACGACCTCCTTTGCTCCAACCGCGCCAGCAGAGCCCCTGCCGAGGAACGCAAGCGCAGAATCTGCCGGCTCCAGATCCAACTCAACCGGTGGTACGAGCGCGTGCCGCCCGCGTTCCAGATTGATCACGCGGCCACGAAGCTCGCGCCGACCGAgctcaccatcgtcaccaagATGCACCATGCGTACCTCCTCGCGACGGTCATGACGCATGGCCTCTACAGCCACAACGCTGAATGGCTCAAGATGATTAACTCTCGGAATCAGGGCGCCATCGAAGACCTTGCGCAAGCAATGGACAGCTGCGCGACCAAGGCCCAAACGCCGCCGTTCCCTGGCGGCTGGAGTAGGTGTGTTGAATTGAGTCGTGGGTGCATGGAGCTCTTTGAGAAGTCTACCCCGACTGAATGCCTGGTGTG GCAATGCTGCTGCCCGCACTTCTCCGGCCTCATCGTCCTGCTGGCCAACATGCTCATCAAACCGGCCCACGAGTATATCTCGCTCGACCAACACCTCACCACCAAGGCCATTCAGCTATTTGACAGGCTTTTGGAGTTCAACCCATCAGAGTCGATCCAGAAGATACGCGCCATTGTCGGCGGGCTCTACGACCGGGCGTTTGAAGAGGTCGGCCGCGTCAGCGCCGAGAAGGCAGAGGCAGATGCAAAGGCCGGGTTCCCGTCGCCCGGCATTGGCATGTTCTACGATGCTGCCAGCGAGGAGTTCTTTGTAGAGCAGCTCAAGAGTACGCAGCCGGACTTTGCGCCCGGAGGGTTCGATCCGTACGCGTGGGAGCGGCAaggcgcggcgtcgatggatTGGGGCTGGGGATTGGATGCCGTGGACGAGACGCCTCCATGA
- a CDS encoding uncharacterized protein (EggNog:ENOG503NYF3~COG:P~TransMembrane:8 (o23-47i59-80o100-122i270-290o296-318i330-350o362-385i406-423o)), whose protein sequence is MNEAKPPKPQCGGGGASKEEYDLALHTAGLFMVLAASCIGCGFPVVAKKIKWLKIPPKVFFACKHFGTGVLIATAFVHLLPTAFSSLNDPCLPDLFTDDYPALPGVIMMGSLFILFVIEMWLNAKTGGHSHGGPTGETIVHEHEHAQNPVPPAYPFGLAQKPDSMVTEYPLEKEHQPRGYRGASSIYTQAGPPNPYSDEGKRDSLSTMPAWFIVFYEQYVRQQNLMVDLIHANGGNGSDKEEPAPAPEPHVDEENQLVDPAVYRKMSTNITLLEGGILFHSVFVGMTVSITIDGFVILLIAILFHQMFEGLGLGSRIAAVPYPKGSIKPWLLVVAFGTTAPIGQAIGLITRGSYDPQSAFGLIIVGLFNAISSGLLIYAALVDLLAEDFLSEEANRLMNKKKKAQAFGWVLLGAIGMAIVGAFA, encoded by the exons ATGAACGAAGCCAAGCCTCCAAAGCCTCAgtgcgggggagggggagcgtCCAAGGAGGAATATGACCTGGCATTGCATACCGCTGGCTTGT TTATGGTGTTGGCTGCCTCTTGCATTG GATGTGGCTTCCCCGTCGTGGCGAAGAAGATCAAGTGGCTCAAGATCCCCCCCAAGGTTTTCTTTGCTTGCAAGCATTTCGGCACAGGCGTCCTGATTGCAACTGCATTTGTTCAC CTTTTGCCAACCGCCTTTTCGAGCCTCAACGACCCATGTCTGCCGGACCTCTTCACGGATGACTACCCAGCCCTCCCAGGAGTCATCATGATGGGATCTCTGTTCATTCTATTTGTCATTGAGATGTGGCTCAACGCAAAGACTGGTGGGCACTCGCACGGTGGCCCAACAGGCGAGACCATCGTTCACGAGCACGAACATGCGCAGAATCCAGTACCGCCTGCTTACCCATTTGGCCTGGCGCAAAAGCCGGATAGCATGGTGACCGAGTATCCTCTCGAGAAAGAACACCAACCACGTGGGTACCGCGGAGCGAGCAGCATCTACACCCAAGCCGGGCCGCCCAACCCATACTCCGATGAGGGCAAGCGGGACAGCCTCTCGACCATGCCTGCTTGGTTCATCGTCTTCTACGAGCAGTACGTCCGTCAACAAAACCTCATGGTCGACTTGATCCATGCCAATGGGGGCAATGGGTCGGACAAGGAggagcccgcgcccgcgccggagcCTCATGTGGACGAGGAGAATCAGCTGGTCGACCCAGCCGTTTACCGCAAGATGTCGACCAACATCACACttctcgagggcggcattCTATTTCACTCGGTATTTGTGGGGATGACCGTCTCCATCACCATCGATGGCTTCGTCATTCTCCTCATTGCTATTCTGTTCCACCAAATGTTCGAGGGCCTCGGCTTGGGCTCGCGCATCGCTGCAGTGCCGTACCCCAAGGGCAGCATCAAGCCCTGGCTCCTAGTCGTTGCCTTTGGCACAACGGCACCGATTGGACAAGCCATTGGCTTGATTACTCGCGGGTCGTATGACCCCCAGAGCGCGTtcggcctcatcatcgtcggtcTCTTCAACGCAAT CTCGTCTGGCCTTTTAATTTACGCCGCGCTGGTAGACCTCTTGGCTGAAGATTTCTTGTCCGAGGAAGCCAACCGGCTCATGAACAAGAAAAAGAAGGCGCAGGCCTTTGGCTGGGTGCTGCTCGGAG CGATTGGAATGGCAATCGTCGGAGCTTTCGCGTAA
- a CDS encoding uncharacterized protein (COG:K~EggNog:ENOG503PC9G) — MQLLSDFYQGGQSRTKAAWAAIQVVLSLGLRTATPEALQDGGGPDRFHRANLYLKNAQSVVSDLVTRDEDLLGIQVLLGIVILFQNSSDPKPASVVIGTAMRLAHRLQLHSEVATKHFTAEENLQRSRIFWIAYTFDKDISLRIKAPSIQSDADIDVSLPSLTVSDGIGLIWSQDGTSHFNYHRLRVDLAHIEGQIYDLLCSNRASRAPAEERKRRICRLQIQLNRWYERVPPAFQIDHAATKLAPTELTIVTKMHHAYLLATVMTHGLYSHNAEWLKMINSRNQGAIEDLAQAMDSCATKAQTPPFPGGWSRCVELSRGCMELFEKSTPTECLVWQCCCPHFSGLIVLLANMLIKPAHEYISLDQHLTTKAIQLFDRLLEFNPSESIQKIRAIVGGLYDRAFEEVGRVSAEKAEADAKAGFPSPGIGMFYDAASEEFFVEQLKSTQPDFAPGGFDPYAWERQGAASMDWGWGLDAVDETPP, encoded by the exons ATGCAGCTGCTGAGCGACTTTTATCAGGGGGGTCAGTCTCGGACCAAggctgcctgggctgccaTCCAGGTCGTCTTGAGCCTCGGCCTGCGGACGGCCACGCCCGAGGCcctgcaggacggcggcgggccggatCGCTTCCACCGCGCGAACCTTTACCTCAAAAACGCCCAGTCCGTGGTTTCGGATCTGGTCACGCGCGACGAAGATTTGCTGGGCATCCAGGTCCTGTTGGGCATTGTGATTTTGTTCCAGAACAGCAGCGATCCGAAGCCAGCGAGCGTCGTCATTGGGACTGCCATGAGACTGGCGCAccggctgcagctgcactCGGAGGTGGCCACGAAACATTTCACAGCCGAGGAGAACCTCCAAAGGTCCAGAATATTTTGGATCGCCTACACGTTTGACAAG GACATTTCGCTGCGCATCAAGGCTCCGTCAATACAGTCAGACGCAGACATAGATGTGTCGCTCCCGTCCCTTACAGTCTCTGATGGCATTGGCCTCATATGGTCGCAAGACGGCACCTCCCACTTCAATTACCACCGTCTTcgcgtcgacctcgcccaCATCGAGGGCCAGATCTACGACCTCCTTTGCTCCAACCGCGCCAGCAGAGCCCCTGCCGAGGAACGCAAGCGCAGAATCTGCCGGCTCCAGATCCAACTCAACCGGTGGTACGAGCGCGTGCCGCCCGCGTTCCAGATTGATCACGCGGCCACGAAGCTCGCGCCGACCGAgctcaccatcgtcaccaagATGCACCATGCGTACCTCCTCGCGACGGTCATGACGCATGGCCTCTACAGCCACAACGCTGAATGGCTCAAGATGATTAACTCTCGGAATCAGGGCGCCATCGAAGACCTTGCGCAAGCAATGGACAGCTGCGCGACCAAGGCCCAAACGCCGCCGTTCCCTGGCGGCTGGAGTAGGTGTGTTGAATTGAGTCGTGGGTGCATGGAGCTCTTTGAGAAGTCTACCCCGACTGAATGCCTGGTGTG GCAATGCTGCTGCCCGCACTTCTCCGGCCTCATCGTCCTGCTGGCCAACATGCTCATCAAACCGGCCCACGAGTATATCTCGCTCGACCAACACCTCACCACCAAGGCCATTCAGCTATTTGACAGGCTTTTGGAGTTCAACCCATCAGAGTCGATCCAGAAGATACGCGCCATTGTCGGCGGGCTCTACGACCGGGCGTTTGAAGAGGTCGGCCGCGTCAGCGCCGAGAAGGCAGAGGCAGATGCAAAGGCCGGGTTCCCGTCGCCCGGCATTGGCATGTTCTACGATGCTGCCAGCGAGGAGTTCTTTGTAGAGCAGCTCAAGAGTACGCAGCCGGACTTTGCGCCCGGAGGGTTCGATCCGTACGCGTGGGAGCGGCAaggcgcggcgtcgatggatTGGGGCTGGGGATTGGATGCCGTGGACGAGACGCCTCCATGA
- a CDS encoding uncharacterized protein (COG:S~EggNog:ENOG503Q3A2), protein MALATAHLRVARPTNDIAALLPFYCDGLGFTVLLKFDEHEGFDGIMIGHKGAGYHLEFTTKRGHDAGRAPTEDNLLVFYLPEQDEFEAAVARMGSSGFQPVAAFNPYWDRCGKTFEDPDGYRIVLANRPSPT, encoded by the coding sequence atggcgctcgccaccgcccacctccgcgtcgcccgccctaccaacgacatcgccgccctgctgccgtTCTACTGCGACGGCCTGGGCTTCACGGTCCTCCTCAAATtcgacgagcacgagggTTTCGACGGCATCATGATTGGGCACAAGGGTGCTGGGTATCACCTCGAGTTCACGACGAAGCGGGGGCACGACGCCGGTCGGGCGCCAACCGAGGACAACCTGCTGGTATTTTATCTACCAGAGCAAGACGAGTTCGAGGCGGCAGTCGCGCGCATGGGAAGCAGCGGTTTCCAGCCGGTCGCAGCCTTCAACCCCTACTGGGACAGGTGCGGCAAGACGTTTGAAGACCCAGACGGCTATCGCATCGTGCTGGCCAACAGACCGTCCCCCACATGA
- a CDS encoding uncharacterized protein (TransMembrane:1 (n13-23c31/32o205-230i)~SECRETED:SignalP(1-31~SECRETED:cutsite=IHA-AK~SECRETED:prob=0.8975)~EggNog:ENOG503P7UW) has product MLSSRAAAPGAPLAAILILIIIITQVAPIHAAKQCYWMDGTITDNVVQPCNPDADVSPCCALNKPKPDLCLSSGLCYAQDSGVEGFLYSDGCTDRSGEDERCPHFCFDRTEKRAAYNVLQCEAGNPSSQFCCRASSDNKNCCGNKTALLSTSIGTIVFPTKATSSTTGGPSTLPTATTTPGLGGGLGSSTCGPPSSEACPKDKTAVVGGAVGGVLGAALLVALGVIALLVMRRPVNKEHHHQAPAAAHPDHQTSRYTTPNLHKELPPPGYPPTASSRGGMQHSPMGMESARVHAQELPVQQVHEAQ; this is encoded by the exons ATGCTCTCctcacgcgccgccgccccgggcgcacccctcgccgccatcctcatcctcatcatcatcatcacccaaGTTGCGCCAATTCACGCGGCAAAACAATGCTACTGGATGGACGGCACCATCACCGACAACGTCGTCCAGCCGTGCaaccccgacgccgacgtcagCCCCTGTTGCGCCCTCaacaagcccaagcccgacCTCTGCCTGTCGTCCGGGCTCTGCTACGCCCAGGACTCTGGCGTGGAAGGCTTCCTCTACTCGGACGGCTGCACGGACCggagcggcgaggacgaaaGGTGTCCGCACTTTTGTTTCGACC GCACGGAGAAAAGGGCGGCGTACAATGTCCTGCAGTGCGAGGCCGGGAATCCAAGCAGCCAGTTCTGCTGCCGCGCGTCAAGCGACAACAAGAACTGCTGCGGCAACAAGACGGCCCTCCTGAGCACCTCCATAGGAACAATCGTGTTCCCGACAAAGgcgacatcatcgacgacggggggGCCCTCTACATTGCCGACAGCGACCACGACACCGGGGTTAGGCGGTGGCCTAGGTAGCAGCACATGCGGTCCGCCTTCGAGCGAGGCGTGCCCCAAGGACAAGACAGCCGTGGTGGGAGGAGCCGTCGGGGGCGTCCTGGGCGctgctctcctcgtcgcgctgggAGTCATTGCTCTCCTGGTGATGCGCCGGCCCGTTAATAaggagcaccaccaccaggcccccgctgccgcccatccTGACCATCAGACCTCTCGCTACACCACCCCCAACCTCCACAAAGAGCTCCCTCCGCCGGGATACCCTCCCACCGCGAGTAGCCGGGGGGGAATGCAGCACTCCCCCATGGGCATGGAAAGTGCCCGTGTTCACGCGCAGGAGCTCCCGGTGCAGCAGGTGCACGAGGCGCAGTGA
- a CDS encoding uncharacterized protein (COG:S~EggNog:ENOG503P3HG~TransMembrane:3 (o141-161i173-192o212-230i)) translates to MATQTTTAMASSFAFRPCARRQFGALQQPLLSRARLPPSGRIARHSLLLVLVHGRRLASSCSQKTRGPTTCHNTSSRPGVGGGTHQHGSTASMASAAFWASSATWRRATVNTFRCLVGCTSGDFSAMWFLQSCYPELGMEWVMAISMASGLSTSMMLETVLLRLGRDRLSWTLAARTAAGMSLLSMITMEAAENAVEYYLTGGQVSLDSPAFWIAGIVAMVAGFLAPLPYNYMRLRRYGKGCH, encoded by the exons ATGGCCACTCAGACGACAACAGCCATGGCATCGTCTTTCGCGTTTCGTCCATGCGCCCGGCGGCAGTTCGGTGCACTCCAGCAGCCCTTGTTGAGCAGAGCGCGTCTGCCGCCGTCCGGTCGGATCGCGCGTcacagcctcctcctcgtcctcgtccacggcagGCGActggcctcctcctgctcccaGAAGACACGCGGGCCGACGACTTGCCATAATACCTCCTCACggcctggcgtcggcggcggcactcaTCAGCACGGCAGTACAGCGTCGATGGCGTCTGCGGCCTTTTGGGCATCCAGCGCTACATGGCGCCGTGCCACGGTCAACACGTTTAGGTGCCTCGTCGGCTGCACGAGCGGCGACTTTTCCGCCATGTGGTTTCTTCAGTCCTGCTACCCCGAGCTCGGCATGGAGTGGGTGATGGCGATTTCGA TGGCTTCCGGCCTGTCGACATCGATGATGCTGGAGACGGTGCTTTTACGGCTCGGTCGCGATCGCCTCTCGtggacgctggcggcgaggaccgcCGCGGGAATGAGTCTCCTCTCCATGATCACCATGGAGGCGGCAGAGAACGCCGTCGAGTACTACCTGACCGGCGGCCAGGTGTCGCTCGACTCACCAGCGTTTTGGATCGCCGGGAtcgtcgccatggtcgcGGGCTTTCTCGCACCACTGCCGTACAACTACATGAGGCTGAGGAGATATGGCAAGGGCTGCCATTGA
- a CDS encoding Salicylate 1-monooxygenase (COG:C~EggNog:ENOG503NZ0F): MLNVLVVGAGISGLCAAISLRRAGHCVHVYERSALNSEIGAAINIPPNASRFLLAWGLDPARWRFAPSRRVSYLDPFTLQPLDIVFREDGPQAFGGCDLFYAHRVDLHSALKWMAIREDGPGTPATIHLQAKVVGFVSHHPMLLSGSRSDLEAQSTLTAVRKQNSDKPSICLDGGQEVTGDVVIAADGVHSVASDVVLGYKNLPVPPVYSNACYRFLIPLSDLEEDPDTRFLNEDCHGWARLIPHVPTNRRIVTYPCRKYGRLPLNKNPQLDWQASVDISQVLERFSDYHPGILRVISKAKEVKQYPLLYRHPLPAMYKGRMALAGDAAHPMLPHHGQGGAQGLEDGLALGIVLHGASSPADIESRLEIYDRVRRRRASAIQILSNAGLEQSEFVQRELCQYMDPDEIPKTMDETYKYSFGFDVVRETLKAMRQRNPDFRLPEDFFESEVAAVPGQ, encoded by the exons ATGCTCAACGTCCTCGTGGTCGGAGCGGGCATTTCTGGCCTTTGTGCCGCCATCTCCCTCCGACGTGCGGGCCACTGCGTCCACGTCTACGAGCGGTCCGCCCTCAACAGCGAGATAGGGGCGGCTATCAACATCCCGCCGAACGCCTCCCGCTTTCTCCTCGCCTGGGGTCTCGATCCCGCTCGCTGGCGCTTCGCTCCGTCCCGACGCGTCAGCTACCTCGACCCTTTCACCCTCCAGCCGCTGGACATCGTGTTTCGCGAAGACGGCCCCCAAGCCTTTGGAGGCTGCGATTTGTTCTATGCACATCGCGTAGACCTGCACAGCGCCCTCAAGTGGATGGCCATAAGAGAAGATGGACCTGGCACGCCCGCGACGATTCATTTGCAGGCCAAAGTTGTAGGCTTTGTCAGTCATCACCCCATGCTCCTGTCAGGTTCAAGAAGCGACCTGGAAGCTCAATCAACACTGACGGCGGTCAGGAAACAGAACTCGGACAAACCTTCTATATGCCTTGACGGAGGGCAAGAGGTCACCGGCGATGTTGTTATAGCGGCTGATGGCGTACACTCTGTCGCCTCGGATGTCGTTCTCGGCTACAAAAACCTGCCTGTCCCGCCCGTCTATTCCAATGCCTGTTACCGCTTCTTGATCCCGCTATCCGACCTCGAAGAAGACCCAGATACGCGATTCTTGAACGAAGATTGCCACGGCTGGGCACGCCTAATCCCTCACGTCCCTACAAATCGGAGGATTGTCACATACCCGTGTCGAAAGTACGGCAGACTGCCCCTGAACAAAAACCCTCAGCTCG ATTGGCAGGCCAGCGTCGACATCTCGCAAGTTCTCGAGAGGTTCTCGGATTATCATCCCGGGATCCTCAGAGTAATCAG CAAGGCAAAGGAGGTAAAGCAATATCCGCTGCTGTACCGCCATCCGCTGCCGGCCATGTACAAGGGGCGAATGGCTCTCGCTGGGGACGCTGCACATCCCATGCTTCCAC ACCACggacagggcggcgcgcagggtCTAGAAGACGGGCTGgccctcggcatcgtcctccATGGCGCGTCCAGCCCCGCCGACATCGAGAGCCGCCTTGAGATATACGATCGTGTTcggcgcaggcgcgcaaGTGCTATACAAATACTCAGCAACGCGGGGTTGGAGCAGTCCGAGTTCGTGCAGCGCGAGCTGTGCCAGTACATGGACCCCGACGAGATTCCGA AAACTATGGACGAGACGTACAAGTACAGTTTCGGCTTCGACGTTGTCCGCGAGACTCTCAAAGCGATGCGCCAGCGTAATCCGGACTTCCGATTGCCCGAGGACTTTTTTGAGAGCGAAGTCGCTGCCGTGCCCGGGCAGTGA
- the STE18 gene encoding Guanine nucleotide-binding protein subunit gamma (COG:J~EggNog:ENOG503P6WM) encodes MAECRPAAYLNGTRQKRDVPLSREARAQLQLKRIEKINLRQQEELGRERVPVSVAAMSIVKYCSETKDYMVPSAWGRIPRDEDPYATKQSNGCCTAM; translated from the exons atggccgagtGCAGGCCCGCGGCGTACCTAAACGGGACCCGGCAGAAGCGCGACGTGCCGTTGTCGAGAGAGGCCAGGGCGCAGCTGCAGTTGAAGCGCATCGAGAAGATCAACCTCCGccagcaggaggagctgggcaGGGAGCGCGTGCCCGTCAGTGTAGCCGCTATGAG CATCGTCAAGTACTGCAGCGAAACAAAGGACTACatggtgccgtcggcctggGGCAGGATCCCGCGGGACGAGGATCCGTACGCGACGAAGCAATCCAACGGGTGCTGCACCGCCATGTAG
- a CDS encoding Carbonic anhydrase (COG:H~EggNog:ENOG503P2JY): MSVAAEFEAANQKYAASFAKGDLPLPPGRKVAVVACMDARLDPAKVLGLEEGDAHVIRNAGGRTIEALRSIVISQQLLGTREIAIVHHTDCGMLTFSDEDLRAKVRRELAEDVDHFAFLPFTDLKASVQDDIQILKKSPLVLDVPITGYIYDVKTGKIDKV; encoded by the exons ATGTCCGTCGCAGCTGAATTTGAGGCGGCGAACCAGAAGTACGCGGCGTCCTTTGCAAAGGGCGACCTGCCACTTCCCCCCGGCCG AAAGGTCGCGGTAGTGGCTTGCATGGATGCAAGGCTGGATCCTGCCAaagtcctcggcctcgaagAGGGTGACGCCCACGTCATTCGCAATGCCGGCGGGCGGACAATCGAGGCGCTGCGATCAATCGTCATCTCCCAGCAGCTTTTGGGAACTCGGGAGATTGCCATTGTACACCAT ACCGATTGCGGGATGCTCACCTTCTCGGATGAGGACCTGCGGGCCAAGGTGAGGCGTGAGttggccgaggacgtcgaccACTTCGCCTTCCTCCCTTTCACCGACCTCAAGGCGAGCGTCCAGGACGACATTCAGATACTCAAGAAGAGCCCGCTGGTGCTCGACGTGCCCATCACGGGGTACATTTACGACGTCAAGACCGGCAAGATTGACAAGGTCTAG
- a CDS encoding uncharacterized protein (COG:S~EggNog:ENOG503PDMH) produces MQPANVSLPFTAQWDLPGRDGSVYRIQVAWPMHWTSREGHADVPVLYTTDGNAMFLTAAEACWRRASAPNFSGGGLVVAIGYPLDNHFLFSARRNYDLTPPSSGSTSTSPEGYGGADHLLDFIEGTLKPFVSSTVLAGGSTVGRQALYGHSFGGLFSLYALFTRGHAFDCFVASSPSVYWDDFTVLEHEERFRRRRGCGGEAAGATSTKPVLMLFYGGDEEDPPRWEGEGDEDYSRRRKGAEERGMVANAKAMHGRLKDCGRLCGVTIKGYPEEDHGTVIACSLSRSVTTFFEDWSCAPRPMA; encoded by the exons ATGCAACCCGCCAACGTTTCGCTTCCATTCACCGCGCAATGGGATCTGCCCGGCCGGGACGGAAGCGTCTACAGGATCCAGGTCGCCTGGCCGATGCACTGGACGAGCCGCGAAGGACACGCTGACGTCCCCGTCCT TTACACCACCGATGGCAACGCCATGTTCctgaccgccgccgaggcctgctggcggcgcgcctcggcgcccaaCTTCAGCGGCGgaggcctcgtcgtcgccatcggctACCCGCTCGACAACCACTTCCTTTTCAGCGCGCGGCGCAACTACGACCtaacgccgccgagcagcggcagcaccagcaccagcccgGAGGGatacggcggcgcggaccaCCTCCTTGACTTCATCGAGGGCACGCTGAAGCCGTTCGTCTCGTCAACCGTGCTGGCGGGGGGCAGCACGGTCGGGCGACAGGCTCTGTACGGGCACTCCTTTGGCGGGCTGTTTTCCCTCTACGCGCTCTTCACGCGGGGGCACGCGTTTGACTGCTTCGTGGCGAGCAGTCCGTCCGTGTACTGGGATGATTTCACGGTGCTGGAGCACGAGGAGCgctttcgtcgtcgtcgtggctgcggcggggaggcggcgggcgccacgTCCACGAAACCAGTCTTGATGCTGTTTTACGGgggggatgaggaggatCCCCCGCGgtgggagggcgagggcgacgaggactaTTCGCGGCGGAGAAAGGGGGCTGAGGAACGGGGCATGGTTGCGAATGCGAAGGCCATGCACGGTCGGTTGAAGGACTGTGGACGGCTGTGCGGCGTCACTATCAAGGGGTATCCCGAGGAGGACCACGGGACGGTGATTGCGTGTTCGCTGAGCAGATCCGTGACGACGTTTTTCGAGGACTGGTCGTGTGCCCCCCGGCCGATGGCATGA